In Prunus dulcis chromosome 1, ALMONDv2, whole genome shotgun sequence, the following are encoded in one genomic region:
- the LOC117616005 gene encoding uncharacterized protein LOC117616005, protein MDPSCSICAGSSEIVLHILRECPQPKEACLGIQFLVLLFGIFGSGEIIVFLIVRRLYLIAPKILYLEAAKEWLLHVYVSQPQKLNVLVSLVWVPLDVRWFKLNVDGSRRFSCGTIGTGGVLRNCNEDWVEGFTANLGQG, encoded by the exons ATGGATCCCTCTTGCAGCATTTGTGCTGGTAGTTCAGAGATAGTTCTTCATATCCTAAGAGAGTGCCCACAACCTAAGGAG GCCTGCCTTGGAAtacaatttttggttttactTTTTGGTATATTTGGAAGTGGAGAAatcattgtgtttttaatAGTGAGGAGGCTCTACCTTATTGCCCCAAAAATACTATATTTGGAAGCTGCTAAGGAGTGGTTATTGCATGTTTATGTGTCTCAACCTCAAAAACTGAACGTGTTGGTTTCTCTTGTTTGGGTTCCACTTGATGTGAGATGGTTCAAACTGAATGTGGATGGTTCTCGAAGATTTTCTTGTGGCACTATTGGGACTGGAGGGGTACTTCGTAACTGTAACGAGGATTGGGTTGAAGGCTTTACTGCTAATTTGGGTCAAGGGTAG
- the LOC117616013 gene encoding uncharacterized protein LOC117616013, which yields MQKVNLTKNAGTNVNSLNVEYEDLNYDEDVVISRGVHGPSIQFSDRAMSHLCEPWKNALIIRLLGRSHAYNYLHACLQHKWSLKWGWKLVDLVNDYFVVKFDLEEDLHFVLTGGPWIVADRCRPVFGNAEMAPWKIGNLLSKLLKIDALTTAQHRGKFARLYVKLDLSKPLKAFVQINNEWYNIEYEGLLDICYLCGKYGHKRENCELKADVSAPNIGEGSTKGQNPTGPDAEMGQVDSVDTMEELRGPWMIVQPCRKSKVVVKYGGSKVSGGQSQGSRFEKLRQVRENFGDVEASGHGGDKQAIMPT from the exons ATGCAGAAGGTTAATTTGACCAAGAACGCTGGTACTAATGTGAACTCTTTGAATGTTGAATATGAGGATTTGAATTATGATGAAGATGTGGTGATTTCGAGAGGTGTTCATGGCCCTAGCATCCAATTTTCAGATAGAGCTATGTCACACCTTTGTGAACCTTGGAAGAATGCTCTAATTATTAGGCTTCTTGGTAGATCTCATGCCTATAACTACCTCCATGCATGTCTGCAACATAAGTGGAGCTTAAAATGGGGATGGAAATTGGTTGACCTTGTTAATGACTACTTTGTCGTTAAGTTCGACTTAGAAGAGGATCTCCACTTTGTATTGACTGGCGGTCCCTGGATCGTTGCAGATCGTTGCAGGCCAGTATTTGGTAATGCTGAAATGGCGCCATGG AAAATTGGTAACCTACTAAGCAAGCTTCTGAAAATTGATGCTCTAACAACTGCACAGCATAGGGGAAAATTTGCAAGGCTATATGTTAAATTGGACTTATCAAAGCCTCTAAAGGCCTTTGTCCAAATCAATAATGAATGGTATAATATAGAATATGAGGGGCTTCTAGATATCTGTTATTTGTGTGGAAAGTATGGACACAAAAGGGAGAACTGTGAGCTGAAAGCTGATGTCTCTGCTCCTAACATTGGTGAAGGGTCTACCAAAGGACAGAATCCAACGGGTCCAGATGCTGAGATGGGGCAAGTTGATTCTGTGGATACAATGGAGGAGCTAAGGGGGCCATGGATGATTGTTCAACCTTGCAGGAAGTCCAAGGTGGTGGTTAAATATGGAGGCAGTAAGGTTTCAGGAGGCCAGAGCCAGGGCTCAAGGTTTGAAAAGTTGAGGCAAGTAAGAGAGAATTTTGGAGACGTTGAGGCATCTGGGCATGGGGGTGATAAACAAGCTATTATGCCTACTTAA
- the LOC117614674 gene encoding auxin-responsive protein IAA31 isoform X1, with translation MGRAAHSSSSSIDSSSHPDLLLPVPAGSSSSSSLSQKINGNYGNSHINTRTDLSTDLRLGLSISPSSHSDLSSTSTPGEEALINWPPIKSILRSRLAGKADHPSLFVKVYMEGIPIGRKLNLFAHDGYAALITTLSLMFKATILSGPEENHVHSDKYHVLTYEDQEGDWMLVGDVPWEIFLTTVKRLKITRADRC, from the exons ATGGGAAGAGCTGCacattcatcatcttcttcaataGATAGCAGCAGCCATcctgatcttcttcttcctgtGCCTGCTGgctcatcatcttcttcctctctttctcagAAAATCAATGGCAATTATGGTAACAGTCATATCAACACAAGAACAGATTTGAGCACTGATCTAAGACTTGGCCTCAGCATCTCCCCCTCTAGTCACAGTGACTTGTCTTCCACTTCAACCCCAGG GGAGGAAGCACTGATAAACTGGCCACCAATCAAATCTATCTTGAGGAGCAGACTTGCAGGAAAAGCAGACCATCCCTCCTTATTTGTGAAGGTCTACATGGAAGGCATTCCAATTGGTAGAAAACTGAATCTGTTTGCACATGATGGCTATGCTGCTTTGATTACAACTCTTAGCCTCATGTTCAAGGCCACCATTCTAT CAGGTCCTGAGGAAAATCATGTTCATTCAGACAAATATCATGTGCTGACTTATGAAGATCAAGAAGGAGATTGGATGCTGGTTGGAGATGTGCCTTGGGA GATATTCTTGACAACTGTGAAAAGATTGAAGATCACCAGAGCAGACAGATgttag
- the LOC117614674 gene encoding auxin-responsive protein IAA31 isoform X2: MGRAAHSSSSSIDSSSHPDLLLPVPAGSSSSSSLSQKINGNYGNSHINTRTDLSTDLRLGLSISPSSHSDLSSTSTPGEEALINWPPIKSILRSRLAGKADHPSLFVKVYMEGIPIGRKLNLFAHDGYAALITTLSLMFKATILCPEENHVHSDKYHVLTYEDQEGDWMLVGDVPWEIFLTTVKRLKITRADRC, encoded by the exons ATGGGAAGAGCTGCacattcatcatcttcttcaataGATAGCAGCAGCCATcctgatcttcttcttcctgtGCCTGCTGgctcatcatcttcttcctctctttctcagAAAATCAATGGCAATTATGGTAACAGTCATATCAACACAAGAACAGATTTGAGCACTGATCTAAGACTTGGCCTCAGCATCTCCCCCTCTAGTCACAGTGACTTGTCTTCCACTTCAACCCCAGG GGAGGAAGCACTGATAAACTGGCCACCAATCAAATCTATCTTGAGGAGCAGACTTGCAGGAAAAGCAGACCATCCCTCCTTATTTGTGAAGGTCTACATGGAAGGCATTCCAATTGGTAGAAAACTGAATCTGTTTGCACATGATGGCTATGCTGCTTTGATTACAACTCTTAGCCTCATGTTCAAGGCCACCATTCTAT GTCCTGAGGAAAATCATGTTCATTCAGACAAATATCATGTGCTGACTTATGAAGATCAAGAAGGAGATTGGATGCTGGTTGGAGATGTGCCTTGGGA GATATTCTTGACAACTGTGAAAAGATTGAAGATCACCAGAGCAGACAGATgttag
- the LOC117616022 gene encoding uncharacterized protein LOC117616022: protein MEKVVEEAELRVKMAQLRDVPLPTSNTSSQGGSSSGLGMSSNWCSDSKKRKGNPIEKAFNNNLREQLDGQGGSSSGLGMSSNWCSDSKKRKGNPIEKAFNNNLREQLDGEIARMFYTSGLSFQFSRNPHYVNAFRIACSKTLPGYQPPGYNMLRTTLLQKEKNNIEECLQPMKRAWQSKGVSVCSDGWSDAQRRPLINVMAVCESGPMFLKAINCEGECKDKFFMANLLIESIREIGPQNVVQVVTDNAPVCKAAGHIVEAKFKHIFWTPCVVHTLNLALKNICSPVPRNPEVYEQCSWISTISSDAWFIKNFIMNHNMRLSMYNDHCKLKLLSVAETRFASTIVMLRRFKQVKQGLEQMVISEQWDIYKEDDVVKARTVKEKILDECFWEDIDYILNFTSPIYEMLRLSDTDMPCLHLIYEWWDSMIEKVKTIIYRKERKQLNEESMFFNVVHEILVDRWTKSSTPLHCFAHSLNPKYYCKEWLDMAPNRCPPHKDIEITRERKKCIERFFSNEVERRAVNEEYASFSACIEDFSGMDSMKDRGFMAPVKWWVIHGASTPKLQTIALKLLGHPSSSSCCERNWSTYNFIHSIKRNKITPERAEDLVFVHSNLRLLSRKRPEYKEGETHMWDVGGDAFDSMDLENAGVLEIANLSLDEPDLEGIIFTHDE, encoded by the exons ATGGAAAAAGTAGTGGAGGAAGCGGAATTGAGGGTTAAAATGGCACAACTTAGAGATGTACCCTTACCCACCTCCAACACTTCAAGTCAAGGAGGTTCAAGTAGTGGTTTGGGTATGAGTTCAAATTGGTGTAGTGACtcaaagaaaaggaagggTAATCCTATTGAGAAAGCATTTAACAATAATCTTAGAGAGCAATTAGATG gtCAAGGAGGTTCAAGTAGTGGTTTGGGTATGAGTTCAAATTGGTGTAGTGACtcaaagaaaaggaagggTAATCCTATTGAGAAAGCATTTAACAATAATCTTAGAGAGCAATTAGATGGTGAGATTGCAAGAATGTTTTACACGAGTGGCTtgtcatttcaattttcaaggaATCCTCATTATGTGAATGCCTTTAGAATTGCTTGTAGTAAAACACTTCCGGGTTACCAACCCCCCGGTTACAATATGTTGAGAACTACACTTCtccaaaaagagaagaataacATTGAGGAGTGTTTGCAACCAATGAAGAGGGCATGGCAAAGTAAAGGGGTAAGTGTTTGTAGTGATGGGTGGTCGGATGCACAAAGAAGACCTCTCATTAATGTGATGGCCGTTTGTGAAAGTGGGCCTATGTTCTTGAAGGCAATAAATTGTGAAGGTGAGTGTAAGGATAAATTTTTCATGGCAAACTTGCTTATTGAATCAATCCGGGAAATAGGTCCTCAAAATGTGGTCCAAGTGGTCACCGATAATGCTCCGGTTTGTAAGGCGGCCGGACATATTGTTGAGGCAAAGTTTAAGCACATCTTTTGGACACCATGTGTGGTTCATACTCTCAATCTTGCTTTGAAGAACATATGCTCACCCGTGCCAAGAAATCCGGAAGTGTATGAGCAATGTAGTTGGATTTCAACAATCTCAAGTGATGCATGGtttattaagaattttattatGAACCATAATATGAGGTTGTCAATGTATAATGATCATTGTAAGTTGAAGTTGCTCTCCGTTGCCGAGACACGTTTTGCTTCTACAATTGTGATGCTTAGAAGATTTAAGCAAGTGAAACAAGGCTTAGAGCAAATGGTTATTAGTGAGCAATGGGACATTTATAAAGAGGATGATGTGGTAAAAGCAAGAACGgtgaaggaaaaaatattggatgaGTGCTTTTGGGAGGACATTGATTACATACTTAACTTTACTTCTCCAATATATGAGATGCTTAGGTTGAGTGACACGGATATGCCTTGTCTTCACTTGATTTATGAGTGGTGGGATAGTATGATAGAAAAAGTGAAGACAATTATATATCGAAAGGAACGCAAGCAACTCAATGAAGAGTCAATGTTCTTCAATGTGGTGCATGAAATTTTGGTGGACCGATGGACCAAGAGTAGCACACCACTCCATTGCTTCGCACACTCTCTAAATCCTAA GTATTATTGCAAGGAATGGCTTGATATGGCTCCTAATCGTTGTCCTCCACATAAAGACATTGAGATTACAAGGGAGAGGAAGAAATGTATTGAGAGATTCTTTTCTAATGAGGTGGAGAGAAGAGCGGTTAATGAGGAGTATGCCTCTTTTTCGGCATGTATTGAAGATTTTTCGGGTATGGACTCCATGAAAGATAGAGGTTTCATGGCTCCGGTAAAATGGTGGGTTATCCATGGAGCTTCCACaccaaaacttcaaaccataGCATTGAAGCTACTTGGACatccttcttcctcctcatgTTGTGAAAGAAATTGGAGCACTTACAACTTCATTCATTCTATTAAGAGGAACAAGATAACACCGGAAAGAGCGGAAGATTTAGTATTTGTGCATAGCAATCTTCGTCTCCTTTCAAGGAAAAGGCCCGAATATAAAGAAGGGGAAACTCATATGTGGGATGTTGGAGGCGATGCATTTGATTCCATGGATTTGGAAAATGCCGGAGTGCTTGagattgcaaacctctctcttgaTGAACCGGACTTAGAAGGCATCATATTTACCCATGATGAATGA
- the LOC117615926 gene encoding transcription factor HY5-like isoform X2, with translation MSVPIKPGDGKAKNPIMPSSLDQQPSGSSSLRPHSLVHQNNKKSKLEESDEDMFTVPDVEALPPPFNNITSNNTSSTTNATSNTTNNNNPEAQSGFPAKRRRGRNPVDKEYRRLKRLLRNRVSAQQARERKKVYVNELESRAKELEDSNSKLEEKISTLINENAMLRKVLMNTRPKVDESIEPKAGSVK, from the exons ATGTCAGTCCCCATCAAACCAGGAGATGGTAAAGCCAAAAACCCCATAATGCCCTCCAGTTTGGACCAACAGCCATCTGGGTCTTCTTCACTGAGGCCTCATTCTCTTGTTCAtcaaaacaacaagaagagcAAACTAG AAGAGAGCGATGAAGATATGTTCACGGTTCCGGACGTGGAGGCTTTACCTCCTCCTTTCAATAACATCACTTCTAATAATACCTCTTCCACCACCAATGCCACCAGCAAcaccaccaacaacaacaacccaGAAGCTCAGTCTGGCTTTCCGGCAAAACGCCGCAGAGGCCGGAACCCAGTTGATAAGGAGTACAGACGACTCAAGAG ATTGCTAAGGAACAGGGTATCTGCTCAACAAGCTCGGGAAAGAAAGAAGGTTTACGTCAATGAACTGGAATCAAGAGCCAAAGAATTGGAGGATAGCAATTCAAAGTTGGAAGAAAAGATCTCTACACTCATCAACGAAAACGCCATGCTTCGAAAG GTTCTTATGAATACAAGGCCGAAAGTGGACGAAAGTATTGAGCCAAAGGCAGGATCAGTTAAGTAA
- the LOC117615926 gene encoding transcription factor HY5-like isoform X1, which translates to MSVPIKPGDGKAKNPIMPSSLDQQPSGSSSLRPHSLVHQNNKKSKLDVPWFWSLDDDDDDDDDDDGDGDDGDDVNVPEESDEDMFTVPDVEALPPPFNNITSNNTSSTTNATSNTTNNNNPEAQSGFPAKRRRGRNPVDKEYRRLKRLLRNRVSAQQARERKKVYVNELESRAKELEDSNSKLEEKISTLINENAMLRKVLMNTRPKVDESIEPKAGSVK; encoded by the exons ATGTCAGTCCCCATCAAACCAGGAGATGGTAAAGCCAAAAACCCCATAATGCCCTCCAGTTTGGACCAACAGCCATCTGGGTCTTCTTCACTGAGGCCTCATTCTCTTGTTCAtcaaaacaacaagaagagcAAACTAG ACGTTCCTTGGTTTTGGTCattggatgatgatgatgatgatgatgatgatgatgatggtgatggtgatgatggtgatgatgttAATGTTCCAGAAGAGAGCGATGAAGATATGTTCACGGTTCCGGACGTGGAGGCTTTACCTCCTCCTTTCAATAACATCACTTCTAATAATACCTCTTCCACCACCAATGCCACCAGCAAcaccaccaacaacaacaacccaGAAGCTCAGTCTGGCTTTCCGGCAAAACGCCGCAGAGGCCGGAACCCAGTTGATAAGGAGTACAGACGACTCAAGAG ATTGCTAAGGAACAGGGTATCTGCTCAACAAGCTCGGGAAAGAAAGAAGGTTTACGTCAATGAACTGGAATCAAGAGCCAAAGAATTGGAGGATAGCAATTCAAAGTTGGAAGAAAAGATCTCTACACTCATCAACGAAAACGCCATGCTTCGAAAG GTTCTTATGAATACAAGGCCGAAAGTGGACGAAAGTATTGAGCCAAAGGCAGGATCAGTTAAGTAA